The genomic region TCCAAACTTTCGCGTTCGCGCGTAAATAAGGTAAGCGACGTATTGAAAGAAGGTCAGCAAATACCTGTAAAACTCCTTGAAGTGGATAAAATGGGGCGCCTCAATCTTTCTTATATTGACGCCGTTGAAGCGCAGGAAAAAAAATAAAACCGAATGACGCCTATTTTGCAATTGCTGCGGAGTAGGCATGCAAAGGCTTGCGCGCGATTACCTGTCGGGTTATGCTGTTAGTAAGCGAAAGATCAGGAGCTGCAGATGGCTGAAAAAAAAGTGGATCAGGGAACGATTATTCCTTTTGTTATTGAAGATTCCGCCAAACTGCCGGAATATAAGAGCGAAGGCGCTTCGGGCGCCGATGTTTACGCCTGCTTAAAAGAGCCCGTCGTTCTAGCGCCCGGAGAGTATAAGCTGATTCCTACCGGATTAAGCTGCGCGATACCCGAAGGCTATGAAATACAGGTAAGACCGCGATCGGGACTTGCAGCTAAAAACGGAGTTACCTTGTTAAACACTCCGGGCACGATCGACAGCGACTATCGCGGAGAAATAAAAATAATCCTCATAAATCTGGGAAAGGAACCGTTTACGGTCAAAGATAAGGACCGCATCGCGCAATTTGTCGTTGCACCCGTTGTTAAAGGGTATTTTAAAGCGGTAACTTTTTTGGACAATACCGACCGCGGGCAAAACGGATTCGGTTCTACCGGCGTTTGATTTTCCTGATTTTCTTGCGTAAGTTTTGCCCTGTTATATGATTGTGTTCATATGATTATGTTTGAAAGATGTTTGAAAAAAATCGAAGGTTTTATTGAAAATCTTATAAGCGCTCTGATTTATTCTTTTAGAAAGATATTTTTACCAGGATCTTTGAATATTTTGTCCGACAATACCATAGGCCGGTATTTTGTCGGAGAGCTTTTGCTGTATTTTTTCGTTTCGTTTTTGTTTTTCTTTATGGTTTTTTTTGTAAACCAGATATTGCTGTTGGCGGAAAATATTCTTCAAAAAAGAGTTCCTGTAGGAGACGTTATACTGCTTGTCACATATTGCCTTCCGTTTATAATCGCCCAGTCCGCGCCATTCGCCACGCTTGTAGGATTTTTGATGTGCATAGGACAGATGATGAGTTCCAACGAAATCCTCATCATACGCGCTTCCGGGCTGGGCTATAAAAAGATTTTGGCTCCGGTCTTGTCGCTCGGTCTTATCATTTCCGTCGTATCTTTTTTTGTAAACGATTATCTTTTGCCATTAGGCACTATAAACTATTTGAGGCTTTACAGGAACATCCTTCAGTCAAACCCTTCCGTTGAAATCGAGCCTCATTCCATTAAACGGACGAACGATTCTACGCTCATAATCGGAGATGTCAACGGTACTGATATTTCGGATTTGATTTTATTCGACACTGACAGGGACGGCGATCAACGAATCATGGTTTCAGGTCATTCTTCCGTAATAAAATCACGGCAGCGGGGCGTCGTCATGCAGATATCTATGGACAATGCGTTTGCCTTACTTTTGGATAAGGCAAACAGGAGTTCTTATGATACTCTTAAAGCGCGATCTGTTGATTTGAATATTTTCGAATCTTCGTTTTTCGATCAGCCGAGCGGTATAAACCCCAGAGAAATGACTTCTTTCGATCTTTTTCGCCGTATTTCCGAAATGAAAAAAGACGAAAATACGCCCGGCGAAGTGCTTAATCAGTATGTATTGGAGTACAATAAAAAGTTTTCTATGCCGTTCGGTTCGTTGTTTTTCGCTTTGTTAGCCGTTCCGCTTGCAATAATTTTCGGAAAGCACAACGGGCAGACTATAGGACTTATAATAGGAATTTTTATTTCGGTATTTTACTGGGCCGTCATGATCCTCGGGCAAATTTTTTCCTCAAGGAGCGGACACGGAGGATTTATCAGCATGTGGATTCCGAACATAATCATAGCTGGGGCGGGATCCTTGTTTTACATAGGTATGATACGAAAATGAAGCTTGTTTTGTATCTTTACAGGCGGTTTTTGTCTGTTTTTATAGGGGCTGCCTTATTTTTTTCATTTGCGCTTTTGCTTGTGGATTTGCTCATGAATTTATGGAAATTCATCTTAAACCAAGCCGCCTTGCCGGATGTTTTACGGATAATGCTGTTTTATGCTCCAAAGACCGTATGGTATGCGGTTCCGGCTGCGGTTTTATTCGCTTCGTCCTATGTTTTAAGCGACCTCTATGCCAATAACGAACTCACTGTGATATTTGCCTCAGGTATTTCTCTCAGAAGATTTACGTTTCCTCTTTTGATTTTGTCGCTAATATTGAGTTTTTCATTGTTTTTCTTTGAAGACCGTATAGCCGCTCCGTTTTATGCAAAAAAAGTTGAGCTTCAAAACGAAGTTTTAAAAGCAGATAAGTCCAAGAGCAACGCAAGAATCGTCGTTCTTTCGGACTACGGGCGCATAGTTTATAAGGCGGATTTTTATGACGACGGCCGGCAGCAGCTTTATAAGCTTTATCTGGTTTTGCGCAACGAAGACAGGACTGCTGATTGTGTTATCGCCGCGGATTCGGCTTTATGGGACGGCATTGAACAAAGGTGGCAATTGCAGTCGGCGGTGGAATACAAGGTTTTTGATGACGGCATGAAAATTGTTCCGATAGAAGACGGAATTGAAGAGCGCCTTACCGAGCCTCCCGAGACGTTCAGGAATAATACCGTTTCTATGGAAGAAGTAAACACACGCGAAGCCCGCCAATATCTGGCGCATCTTAAACGTACAGGACTGCCGTCGGCGGAAGCGAGGTCTGTGTATTATAAAAAATTTGCGTTTCCTTTTATTGTATTTATCGTCGTCTTTTTGTCCGTAGGTCTTTCCGGAAAAACAAGAAAAAACGTTCTTCTCGTAAGTTTGTTTTTGTGCATAGGCGCTGCGGTTTTGTTTTATGTAACGCAGATGATTACCATGTTGCTTGCAAAATTCGGTTATATACCTCCGGTTTTGGGAGCGTGGTTCCCCGTGTTTTTATTTGTGATTTTAAGCGCCGTTTTATTGAAATATTCGCGGACTTAAATTGACGTTCAGCCGGCATATTTGAAATTTTTTTAATCGGCCGACTGTCGGGAGTTTATATGGCTTTTTTTGAAATAACGTCCTCCGCCTCCGTATCAAACGGAAAAGAACGCTGCGGCGTTTTAAATCTTCCTCACGGAACCGTAAAGACTCCCGTCTTTATGCCTGTGGGAACCAATGCCACCGTAAAAGCGATTTCGAAAGACGATCTGGTCGAAATAGGTTTTGACTTGATTTTGGCGAACACTTATCATCTTTTTTTGCGGCCGGGGCCGGATTTGATCGAAAGCGCCGGAGGACTACACGGGTTTTCAGGCTGGCGGCGCAATTTTTTGACGGATTCCGGGGGATTTCAAGTTTTTTCGCTTTCCAAGATCAGAAAAATTTCAGAGGAAGGAGTGACGTTTTCAAGCCACATAGACGGTTCAAAAAAGTTTTTTACACCTGAAAACGTCGTCGACATTCAAACACAGTATAACAGCGACATTCAAATGCAGCTTGACGTGTGCACGGGATGGGATGCCGGCAGAGAGGAATCCGAAAAAGCGCTTGAAATAACTTCCCGCTGGCTTGAAAGGGCGAGAAGCGAATGGATAAAAAAACGCGACTCAGGTTACAAAGGAATTTTATTCCCCATAGTTCAAGGGAATTTTTTTGAAGATTTACGCAAAAGAAGCGCAGAATTCGTTTCGAGTTTTGAAGATTTGCAGGGAATTGCCATCGGAGGGCTTTCCGTCGGCGAGCCGCCTGAGCAGTTTGCGCATTTTTTGCAGCATACGGTTCGTTTTTTGCCGCAATCGAAGCCTAAATACGTTATGGGAATCGGAACGCCCGAATACATACTTGAAGCGGTAGCCGATGGCGTGGATATGTTCGACTGTGTTCTTCCCACCCGCAACGCACGTAACGGTTCCTATTTTACGCACGAAGGTATGCTTTCGATAAAGCAGGAAAGATACGCCCGCGATTTTTCGCCTTTGGACGATAAGTGTAAATGCAAGGTATGCCGCAATTACAGCCGCTCCTATTTGCGCCATCTTTTTAAAACAAAGGAAATACTCGGTTCCATGCTGGCGACTTATCATAATCTTTATTTTTTGAATAATATGATGAATGAAATACGGGACGCCATAAACGAAAACCGTTTTGATCGTTATCGTAAAGATTTTCTCGCTGGATTCGGAAGCGGTAATGTCCTATAATGGAACGGATATGGATAGGAACGATAAATTTATTTTATAAAAAGAAATTGAATTATGTTAAATAAAAGAATCATAGCGGCGGCTTCGGCGCTTTTATCGGTTTCGTTTGCATTTTCTCAAGATTCCGGCATAAGTGCGGTAAAAGACCCGAGAGAGGCATCTTCTGACACCGCAGTGTCCGAGAATGCAGCGTCCTCCGGCGCCGAATCAGCAGATCAAGGTGCGGCTTCCTCTGACGCGCCCGCAAACGCTGCACCTCCTGCCGGCACGTCTTCCGGCAGCGCGGCGCTTTCCCCCGATACGTCCGATTCTGAAAATTCGGTTTCCGGCGGCCCTTCAAAAATCCCCGCAAAAAAACGTCCTCGAAAGCCGGACGGCGAAAAAGTTAAAATTGCACAGCAAAAAGACGTAGGAAAAGACGCTGTAAACGATAAGCGAGACACAATAAAGTACGGAATCGAAACCGATATAGTAAAGCTCGTAGAAGAACTTTCGTCAAACGACGATCCGCGCTTTGTAGACGATCTGTATGACCTGTTTTATACCACAAAGAGCGACAGAATAAGGATCGCAATTCTTGATTATTTTGCAGGTCTTGAAGATCCTTGCCTTGAAGATTACGCCGTCGATATTTTAAACGATCCCTATGATGAAAATTCCGATCTCGTTTCGTCGGTCTTTAAATATGCGGCCGCCGTAAAGTCCAAGGCTGCGATTCCCGCAGTTATGGCAGTCCTTGAAAACGACAACGAAACCTATTTTAACAATGCTCTTACGACAATCGGCGCGATAGGCGGAAATGAAGAAGCCGCCGTTTTGGTGCAGTATCTTGAGCGGGAAGACTTAAGCGTGGCTCAGCGTCAAACTCTTATGAAGGTGTTGGGGAGCATAAGAGCCGTAGAAACATGGCAGACACTTTCGGACATAGTTGAAAATGAAGATGAAAACGTATTTGTGCGCTGTTATGCCGCAGAATCCATAGGCGCCATGCAAAAAGAAGAATCTCTTCCCATTCTAAAAGAGCTTTTCGAAGACAGGGATCCGAACCTGCGCATCTACGCTTTAAAAGGACTTTCCAATTATAAAAAAGACAAGGTAAAAGATGTATTCCTTGAAGCCTTGCGCGATCCTTATTATAAGGTGCGTCTTGAAGCGATCTCCGGAATCGAAAAATTGGATATAACGGAAGCTTCTCCATCTCTCATATACCGCGCAAAAAATGATCCTGAAGCTGCGGTAAAGAAGGCTTCTTACCCTGTTATCGCGAAGCTTGAAACGTCCGAAGGCGACGAATTTTTAACGGAACTTCTGGCCGACAAAAAAACAGGCGACGGCACTAAGGCTTTGGCGTCCGACGCCCTCATGAAGCATAAAAAAAGCGTCGCAAAAGAGATTTTAGATCTGGCACAGACCGCCGTAAAAGACAAAACTCGTAAGCAGCTTCGTTATTCGCTCGGAAAGCAATTCGTAAAGTACGCAGCCGAAGAGAACCTGCGTCCGCAATTCGCCGAAATTTGCAGGCTATACTTGGAATCCGACGACGTTTTAACCCGCGGAATAGGACTTGATCTTTATGCGATAGGCCGCTACTCCGGCTCGGATGAGATCGTCCGGTCGATCGCCGAAAGCGAAAAGAAATCCGCCGTTAAAACAAAGGCTAGAAAGATCTTAAAGTTGGAGGACTAGGACGGCAGCGGCGTAAAAAGGCCGCGCTCCTTCTTACAGATTCTAATCATAAAGATCGTTAAGGCTTCTGTAAAGCATGTTTATCTTTTCTTTTTGCGAATCGGAAAGTTTTAAAACATCCGTGCCGCTGTTTATTTCATCTATAAGGACTTCGAGCGAAGAAAGACTTTCGTTCAAGGCCGTTGAAAAACCTCGTGAAACTTTAAACCAGTAAGTGCCGTTCCCGTCAGTAAAAAGGCCTATGAATCCCAGCTCTTTGCTTTTTGTTTTTGCGGTAGTCACTTTAAGCACATTGTCAAGAGTCTGCGTCAGTTTTGTGATCCCGCCGTCTTCGTTGATATTGATGTTGAATTTTCTGTTCCATTGACGTCCTTCGTCTACGGGCGTAAGATCAAGCGCCTTTGCAAGTTTAAAAATCAATTCCATTTTTTCGCCTGAAAGCAGCTCGTATCCGTTGCCGAAAACGATCTTACCGCGCAGGCCGTATATTTGTTTTAATAGACTTTTGTCCTGTTCGGCCTGCGCGGCAAATTTGAATACGTCCCACGGAAGAAACAATGTTTTTTTGCCTTTAACCTTCCTGAGAGTAAAGGTTTTCCCTCCGAAGCGGACGATGTCCTCGTCTTTTTCGGTTTTATTGTGCCGTCGGGGGCTTGAACTTTCGGAACTTGCGCCTCGAAGCGGTTCAAAGCTTTTTTCCTTCGTTGTTTCGCGATCTTCGCCTCTGACGCGTCTTTTTCGCATTCCGATGAGTTTTTCTTCAAGGTCTTGACCTATTCGTTTTAAAAGAGCGGATGTAAGAGGCGACACGCTCATTGCGAACATTCTGCTTGTTCTGACTATCTCTCCGGCAACTATGTAAAGCGGATCCTTTCTGAACATGCACGATCCGGGGTGTATGGTAATATGTTCGGCTGTGAGACTTCTGTAGTTTTCTTTTCCGTCGCGGATGCATATGAATTGGATCATTCCCGCTCCTATGCAGCATAAATAATCGTCAAGAGACCCGGACGAAGATATGGGGAAGCCCATGTCGCTCACAATCTGGGTGAGCTGCAGGTTTATGTTTTCTATTTCCGCCATTACCTTTGCGTCAAGAAAGTGTTTTTCGCAAAATTTTTCCCGGTCGCTCTTGTTCTGTGCGGTATAAAGGGAGTAGACTTTTAAATATGTCACAAAATCTCCCTGTATGTCGCGAAAGGCGTGGTGGGCTTGCCTTGCATCCATCTCTTGTCCCGGAGGAAGGACAAAGGGAGACTGAGCGGACAAAAAAGCCGCTGCGACAAGAACCTGTTCCGTTACGTCGGGATAGTACATAAGCGATTCCACTATTATGCGGCTGATCCTCGGTTCGAGCGGAAATTGGACCATAAGCTTGCCTACGGGAGAAAGGGTATTGTCGCCGTCAAGGGCTTTAAGCATGTTGAGGGTTTCTACTGCGCCTATTATTCCTTCTTTTCCCGGCGGAGATATAAAATCGAAAGATTCAAAATCGGTGATTCCGAGTTCAGCCATTCTGAGTACGACTTCGCTCAAATCGGTGCGATAAATTTCTTCAAGGGTGTATGTTTCCCTCGTATCGAAATCCTTGCGCGGATAAAGTCGGTAGCACGTTCCTTCCCCCGTGCGGCCTGCGCGTCCCCGCCGCTGATTGCATGACGCTTTTGAAACGGGAGTTTCCTGCAGGCTCGAAGTGAAGGTCTTGGGGCTGTAATAGTTCAGTTTCGCAAGTCCTGAGTCTATCACGGACGTTATTCCTGCGATTGTGACGGAAGTTTCCGCAATGTTTGTGGAAATTACTACCTTTTTTTTGCCGAACGGAGCGTTTTCAAAGACTTTTTCCTGATCTTCTTTAGGAAGCCTCCCGTATAACGGAA from Treponema parvum harbors:
- the dut gene encoding dUTP diphosphatase; translated protein: MAEKKVDQGTIIPFVIEDSAKLPEYKSEGASGADVYACLKEPVVLAPGEYKLIPTGLSCAIPEGYEIQVRPRSGLAAKNGVTLLNTPGTIDSDYRGEIKIILINLGKEPFTVKDKDRIAQFVVAPVVKGYFKAVTFLDNTDRGQNGFGSTGV
- a CDS encoding LptF/LptG family permease, producing MIMFERCLKKIEGFIENLISALIYSFRKIFLPGSLNILSDNTIGRYFVGELLLYFFVSFLFFFMVFFVNQILLLAENILQKRVPVGDVILLVTYCLPFIIAQSAPFATLVGFLMCIGQMMSSNEILIIRASGLGYKKILAPVLSLGLIISVVSFFVNDYLLPLGTINYLRLYRNILQSNPSVEIEPHSIKRTNDSTLIIGDVNGTDISDLILFDTDRDGDQRIMVSGHSSVIKSRQRGVVMQISMDNAFALLLDKANRSSYDTLKARSVDLNIFESSFFDQPSGINPREMTSFDLFRRISEMKKDENTPGEVLNQYVLEYNKKFSMPFGSLFFALLAVPLAIIFGKHNGQTIGLIIGIFISVFYWAVMILGQIFSSRSGHGGFISMWIPNIIIAGAGSLFYIGMIRK
- a CDS encoding LptF/LptG family permease encodes the protein MKLVLYLYRRFLSVFIGAALFFSFALLLVDLLMNLWKFILNQAALPDVLRIMLFYAPKTVWYAVPAAVLFASSYVLSDLYANNELTVIFASGISLRRFTFPLLILSLILSFSLFFFEDRIAAPFYAKKVELQNEVLKADKSKSNARIVVLSDYGRIVYKADFYDDGRQQLYKLYLVLRNEDRTADCVIAADSALWDGIEQRWQLQSAVEYKVFDDGMKIVPIEDGIEERLTEPPETFRNNTVSMEEVNTREARQYLAHLKRTGLPSAEARSVYYKKFAFPFIVFIVVFLSVGLSGKTRKNVLLVSLFLCIGAAVLFYVTQMITMLLAKFGYIPPVLGAWFPVFLFVILSAVLLKYSRT
- the tgt gene encoding tRNA guanosine(34) transglycosylase Tgt; amino-acid sequence: MAFFEITSSASVSNGKERCGVLNLPHGTVKTPVFMPVGTNATVKAISKDDLVEIGFDLILANTYHLFLRPGPDLIESAGGLHGFSGWRRNFLTDSGGFQVFSLSKIRKISEEGVTFSSHIDGSKKFFTPENVVDIQTQYNSDIQMQLDVCTGWDAGREESEKALEITSRWLERARSEWIKKRDSGYKGILFPIVQGNFFEDLRKRSAEFVSSFEDLQGIAIGGLSVGEPPEQFAHFLQHTVRFLPQSKPKYVMGIGTPEYILEAVADGVDMFDCVLPTRNARNGSYFTHEGMLSIKQERYARDFSPLDDKCKCKVCRNYSRSYLRHLFKTKEILGSMLATYHNLYFLNNMMNEIRDAINENRFDRYRKDFLAGFGSGNVL
- a CDS encoding HEAT repeat domain-containing protein, with translation MLNKRIIAAASALLSVSFAFSQDSGISAVKDPREASSDTAVSENAASSGAESADQGAASSDAPANAAPPAGTSSGSAALSPDTSDSENSVSGGPSKIPAKKRPRKPDGEKVKIAQQKDVGKDAVNDKRDTIKYGIETDIVKLVEELSSNDDPRFVDDLYDLFYTTKSDRIRIAILDYFAGLEDPCLEDYAVDILNDPYDENSDLVSSVFKYAAAVKSKAAIPAVMAVLENDNETYFNNALTTIGAIGGNEEAAVLVQYLEREDLSVAQRQTLMKVLGSIRAVETWQTLSDIVENEDENVFVRCYAAESIGAMQKEESLPILKELFEDRDPNLRIYALKGLSNYKKDKVKDVFLEALRDPYYKVRLEAISGIEKLDITEASPSLIYRAKNDPEAAVKKASYPVIAKLETSEGDEFLTELLADKKTGDGTKALASDALMKHKKSVAKEILDLAQTAVKDKTRKQLRYSLGKQFVKYAAEENLRPQFAEICRLYLESDDVLTRGIGLDLYAIGRYSGSDEIVRSIAESEKKSAVKTKARKILKLED
- a CDS encoding helicase-related protein is translated as MAVNIRQDYTKLPVYAQKQRILDTLSQNQVIVVQSPTGSGKTTQIPVILHEAGYSSNGMIAVTQPRRIAALSVSEFIAKQLNTKFPGLVGYKMRFEDKTDNTTLIKIMTDGILLQEMKLDPWLSKYSVIMVDEAHERSLNIDFVLGLLKRILTERKDFKVVVSSATMDAEAFSNYFDGCPIVTIDTITYPVTIVYDPPAIPASTLTITATEALLEKISVIIDRILANRSSGDILIFLPGEKVIKDCMQKLYHSPFRNKIHIIPLYGRLPKEDQEKVFENAPFGKKKVVISTNIAETSVTIAGITSVIDSGLAKLNYYSPKTFTSSLQETPVSKASCNQRRGRAGRTGEGTCYRLYPRKDFDTRETYTLEEIYRTDLSEVVLRMAELGITDFESFDFISPPGKEGIIGAVETLNMLKALDGDNTLSPVGKLMVQFPLEPRISRIIVESLMYYPDVTEQVLVAAAFLSAQSPFVLPPGQEMDARQAHHAFRDIQGDFVTYLKVYSLYTAQNKSDREKFCEKHFLDAKVMAEIENINLQLTQIVSDMGFPISSSGSLDDYLCCIGAGMIQFICIRDGKENYRSLTAEHITIHPGSCMFRKDPLYIVAGEIVRTSRMFAMSVSPLTSALLKRIGQDLEEKLIGMRKRRVRGEDRETTKEKSFEPLRGASSESSSPRRHNKTEKDEDIVRFGGKTFTLRKVKGKKTLFLPWDVFKFAAQAEQDKSLLKQIYGLRGKIVFGNGYELLSGEKMELIFKLAKALDLTPVDEGRQWNRKFNININEDGGITKLTQTLDNVLKVTTAKTKSKELGFIGLFTDGNGTYWFKVSRGFSTALNESLSSLEVLIDEINSGTDVLKLSDSQKEKINMLYRSLNDLYD